One Planctomycetaceae bacterium DNA segment encodes these proteins:
- a CDS encoding RnfABCDGE type electron transport complex subunit D, with protein sequence MSPPDNQPAAAAGRKPAPARKLVMKQAVMLRMLYALAPLAAAGVYFFGWRSLALLGVCAAAGFATEYVTSRRRAAPVSTACFVTIALYALSLPPLTPLWIAAVGAVVAILFGKEVFGGFGRNFANPAIVGRAFVYICFPVALTSQFVPAFTGWPGGLAHWSFAGLDQLPPHLAAGGKTVLDAITQASPQWVVKNVTFEVSNLADLLLGTIGGTYSGPNGTRIVAAGSIGEGCAVLIALAAAYLLITRTANWRLMAGGLLGVVVSGVFFRNVLGFDAVGQVPPIELGLLAGSTLFAIVFMITEPVSAPKKHAAQWVYAFLIGLLMIVMRWLGVFVASATFAILIGNMVAPLLDLAAGTWEARKSAPVASGGDAA encoded by the coding sequence GTGAGTCCGCCTGACAATCAGCCCGCCGCGGCGGCTGGGCGAAAACCCGCCCCCGCCCGCAAGCTCGTCATGAAGCAGGCGGTCATGCTGCGCATGCTCTACGCGCTGGCGCCGCTGGCGGCGGCGGGGGTCTACTTCTTCGGCTGGCGAAGCCTGGCGCTGCTGGGCGTCTGCGCGGCGGCGGGCTTTGCCACCGAGTACGTCACCAGCCGCCGGCGGGCGGCGCCGGTCTCGACGGCCTGCTTCGTCACCATCGCCCTGTACGCCCTGTCGCTGCCGCCGCTGACGCCGCTGTGGATCGCGGCCGTCGGCGCCGTCGTGGCGATTCTGTTCGGCAAGGAAGTCTTCGGCGGATTCGGTCGCAACTTCGCCAACCCCGCCATCGTGGGCAGGGCGTTCGTCTACATCTGCTTTCCCGTGGCGCTGACGAGCCAGTTCGTGCCGGCCTTTACGGGCTGGCCCGGCGGGCTGGCGCACTGGTCGTTCGCCGGCCTCGACCAGCTTCCCCCGCACCTCGCCGCCGGCGGCAAGACGGTCCTCGACGCCATCACGCAGGCCTCGCCGCAGTGGGTCGTCAAGAACGTCACGTTCGAGGTTTCGAATCTGGCCGACTTGCTGCTGGGGACCATCGGCGGAACGTACAGCGGGCCCAACGGCACGCGGATCGTCGCGGCCGGCAGCATCGGCGAAGGCTGCGCGGTGCTGATCGCCCTGGCGGCGGCGTACCTGCTGATCACCCGCACGGCCAACTGGCGGCTGATGGCCGGCGGGCTGCTGGGCGTGGTGGTTTCGGGCGTGTTCTTCCGCAACGTGCTGGGGTTTGACGCGGTGGGTCAGGTGCCGCCGATCGAGCTGGGTCTGTTGGCGGGCTCGACGCTGTTCGCCATCGTCTTCATGATCACCGAACCTGTCAGTGCGCCCAAGAAGCACGCCGCCCAGTGGGTGTACGCGTTCCTGATCGGTCTGCTGATGATCGTCATGCGCTGGCTGGGCGTCTTTGTCGCCTCGGCCACCTTCGCCATTTTGATCGGCAACATGGTAGCCCCGCTGCTGGACCTGGCCGCCGGGACGTGGGAGGCTCGCAAGTCCGCCCCCGTCGCCTCCGGGGGGGACGCGGCATGA